A single region of the Duganella sp. BuS-21 genome encodes:
- a CDS encoding TonB-dependent receptor yields the protein MTKTINPTPMAAALALALLSMNAQAQQEESTSKPGQLETVVVTANKRVEKLESVPMAISVMSEQEIQRTNIREIEDVVAMMPSLTLNSGTTAANNAIFMRGIGTVSVGIGVESDVAVIIDDIPIATQFQAFKDLADVARIEVLKGPQSTLFGKSAVAGAVNIVTKQIAGPMVYRASTYLTNDDEWRVNASIGGQINEKFAMRLYGGKTRMPGNFHNLTDGKDVNGSGGKTFMAKLQWTPLENLQIDLTPRYNYQENSRGVTAVNGFFLRTGSAAAGNLVSTPIGLDGVYLNGNPQLPASQIMKGINVNDPGNRNVRRDFPTGLISSDRGVGLKVSWTLPNEATLMSITSWSKYLANDFRDQDFTDVPTIAAAGSTVPTIGNYQFGTYDIRSKTQEIRYVSPDTGSFKYVAGLWAAHNEIYRHFIRGYCVAPTACNANSPSSPTNYYTDIYNTNKAVFGQASWEFVPSWTLTAGLRVNEETSGYHYKRNFYTDQLDEASFKPGPVGVDQFQSTGNSDVATTGKVSIQKQITPDWMVYTQVSTGYKGEAYDVTSGLKAAAAFPIKPETSQSFELGTKANLFNNRLSLAATYYNSDFFGYQQNVTYVLPNDPTIYSQLNSIPHIRTHGFEIDANALVAKDLTVNAALAFTLPTIEKWANGPCFSDSTNVAVNGTKLAANGSIAGQNSACFPIAPGSTTGVQNLDDSVFPGTPKIKANIGANYDFLIPTMPFKGFVNANVRYQSDYSTNINNDPNARNKAYSITDLGFGIRAANDSYKLSFRVNNLFDRFYIPNANASGPSSFRNGPTSTSPQVSANSWVPPRDVFRYFSVKLDVKF from the coding sequence ATGACGAAAACCATCAATCCGACGCCGATGGCGGCGGCGCTCGCCCTCGCGTTGCTGTCCATGAACGCCCAGGCGCAACAGGAAGAATCCACCTCCAAACCCGGCCAGCTGGAAACCGTAGTGGTTACCGCGAATAAACGCGTCGAGAAATTGGAAAGCGTTCCAATGGCGATTTCCGTGATGAGCGAACAGGAAATCCAGCGCACCAACATCCGTGAAATCGAAGACGTGGTGGCCATGATGCCGTCGCTGACGCTGAACTCGGGCACCACCGCCGCCAACAACGCCATCTTCATGCGCGGCATCGGCACCGTCTCGGTCGGCATCGGCGTCGAGTCGGACGTCGCCGTGATCATCGACGATATTCCTATCGCCACCCAGTTCCAGGCCTTCAAGGACCTGGCCGACGTGGCGCGCATCGAGGTGCTGAAAGGTCCGCAGAGCACGCTGTTCGGCAAGTCGGCCGTGGCCGGCGCCGTCAACATCGTCACCAAGCAGATCGCCGGCCCGATGGTGTATCGCGCCAGCACCTACCTGACCAACGACGACGAGTGGCGCGTCAACGCCTCGATCGGCGGCCAGATCAACGAAAAATTCGCCATGCGCCTGTACGGCGGCAAGACCCGCATGCCCGGCAATTTCCACAACCTGACCGACGGCAAGGACGTCAACGGTTCGGGCGGCAAGACCTTCATGGCCAAGCTGCAGTGGACGCCGCTGGAAAACCTGCAGATCGACCTGACGCCGCGCTACAACTACCAGGAAAATTCGCGCGGCGTGACCGCCGTCAACGGCTTCTTCCTGCGCACCGGTTCGGCCGCCGCCGGCAACCTGGTGTCCACGCCGATCGGCCTGGACGGCGTCTACCTGAACGGCAATCCGCAGCTGCCGGCCTCGCAGATCATGAAGGGCATCAACGTCAACGATCCTGGCAACCGCAACGTGCGCCGTGATTTCCCGACCGGCCTGATCTCCAGCGACCGCGGCGTCGGCCTGAAGGTGTCGTGGACCCTGCCGAACGAGGCGACGCTGATGTCGATCACCTCGTGGAGCAAATACCTGGCCAACGACTTCCGCGACCAGGACTTTACCGACGTGCCGACCATCGCGGCGGCCGGTTCGACCGTGCCGACCATCGGCAATTACCAGTTCGGCACCTACGATATCCGCTCGAAGACGCAGGAAATCCGCTACGTGTCGCCGGACACCGGCAGCTTCAAGTACGTGGCCGGCCTGTGGGCGGCACACAACGAGATCTACCGCCACTTCATTCGCGGCTACTGCGTGGCGCCGACCGCCTGCAACGCCAATTCGCCATCGAGCCCGACCAACTACTACACCGACATCTACAACACCAACAAGGCGGTGTTCGGCCAGGCCTCGTGGGAATTCGTGCCGAGCTGGACCCTGACGGCCGGCCTGCGCGTGAACGAGGAAACCTCGGGCTACCACTACAAGCGCAACTTCTACACCGACCAGCTGGACGAGGCTAGCTTCAAGCCGGGCCCGGTGGGCGTGGACCAGTTCCAGAGCACCGGCAATAGCGACGTTGCCACCACCGGCAAGGTCAGCATCCAGAAGCAGATCACCCCGGACTGGATGGTCTACACCCAGGTGTCGACCGGCTACAAGGGCGAGGCGTATGACGTGACCTCGGGCCTGAAGGCGGCGGCCGCGTTCCCGATCAAGCCGGAAACCAGTCAGAGCTTCGAGCTCGGCACCAAGGCCAATCTGTTCAACAACCGCCTGTCGCTGGCGGCCACGTATTACAACTCGGACTTCTTCGGTTACCAGCAGAACGTGACCTATGTGCTGCCGAACGACCCGACCATCTACAGCCAGCTGAATTCGATTCCGCACATCCGCACCCACGGCTTTGAGATCGACGCCAATGCGCTGGTGGCCAAGGATCTGACGGTGAACGCGGCGCTGGCCTTCACGCTGCCGACCATCGAGAAGTGGGCCAACGGTCCGTGCTTCAGCGATTCGACCAACGTCGCGGTGAACGGCACCAAGCTGGCCGCCAACGGCTCGATCGCCGGCCAGAACTCGGCCTGCTTCCCGATCGCGCCGGGTTCGACCACCGGTGTGCAGAACCTGGACGATTCGGTATTCCCCGGCACGCCTAAGATCAAGGCCAACATCGGCGCCAACTACGACTTCCTGATTCCGACCATGCCGTTCAAGGGCTTCGTGAATGCCAATGTGCGTTATCAAAGCGATTACAGCACCAATATCAACAACGATCCGAACGCGCGCAACAAGGCTTACAGCATCACCGACCTGGGCTTCGGCATCCGGGCGGCGAACGACAGCTACAAGTTGAGTTTCCGCGTCAACAACCTGTTCGACCGCTTCTACATCCCGAACGCCAACGCCAGCGGCCCATCGTCGTTCCGCAACGGCCCGACGTCGACCTCGCCGCAGGTATCGGCCAACAGCTGGGTGCCGCCACGCGACGTGTTCCGCTACTTCAGCGTGAAGCTCGACGTGAAGTTCTAA
- a CDS encoding DNA polymerase II, producing MTHTAYTGFILTRHWRDTPGGTEIDFWLATDDGPKKVRLTGQTSVAFAEASLRGVIEAQIGQGAGIELRDLQLKTFEQQPVVGVYAPRYKQLTALERSLREHGVKLYEADIRPPERYLMERFITATVHTEGGHASGAVIHNCKLKPAPDYRPTLKMVSLDIETSAFEELYSIALEGCGQRQVYMLGAAPAESADAPDVDFALEYCATPRQLIERLNAWMARHDPDVLIGWNVVQFDLRVLQKNADKYKVPLALGREGKAIEWREHPGKQGYLFAPVVGRIVLDGIDALKAASWMFPSFSLENVAQAMLGEGKDIGSDYDKMAEIERRFQHDKPALATYNLKDCELVTRIFDKANLLAFMIERATVTGLQADHLGGSIAAFSHHYLPRMHREGYVAPNVGDINGGASPGGFVMDSKPGLYDSVVVLDYKSLYPSIIRTFLVDPVGLVEGEAAQNSADVVEGVNGTVFSREKHCLPAITTDIWKQRDAAKRAKNEPLSIALKLLMNSFCGVLGATECRFFNPRLVSSVTLRGHQMMKQTRELVEAEGYDVIYGDTDSIFIWLKREYPNDEALAIGQRLADNINHWWRAMLKEKHGLECHLEIEFDTHYQKFFMPTIRGTDMGSKKRYAGLTINGKGEEEVIYRGLEVARSDWTPLAQQFQQGLFTRIFKDEPYQDFVRDYAQKTLSGDYDELLVYRKRLRQRLDEYKVNVPPQVRAARIADEYNQSQHRPLRYQNGGWISYVMTTGGPEPLEVMRSNIDYEHYLTKQLQPIADSILLPMNDSFNSLTTAQASLF from the coding sequence ATGACGCATACCGCATATACCGGCTTCATCCTGACCCGTCACTGGCGCGACACGCCCGGTGGGACGGAGATCGATTTTTGGCTGGCAACCGACGATGGCCCGAAGAAGGTTCGCCTGACGGGGCAGACCTCGGTCGCCTTTGCCGAGGCATCGCTGCGCGGCGTCATCGAGGCGCAGATCGGCCAGGGCGCGGGCATCGAGCTGCGCGACCTGCAACTCAAGACGTTCGAGCAGCAGCCGGTGGTGGGCGTGTACGCGCCGCGCTACAAGCAACTGACCGCGCTGGAACGCTCGCTGCGCGAGCACGGCGTCAAGCTCTACGAAGCCGACATCCGCCCGCCCGAGCGCTATCTGATGGAGCGCTTCATCACCGCCACCGTCCACACCGAGGGCGGCCACGCCAGCGGCGCCGTCATCCACAATTGCAAGCTCAAGCCCGCGCCGGATTACCGGCCGACGCTCAAGATGGTCTCGCTTGATATTGAAACCAGCGCTTTCGAAGAACTGTACTCGATCGCGCTGGAAGGCTGCGGCCAGCGCCAGGTGTACATGCTGGGCGCTGCGCCGGCGGAATCCGCAGACGCACCAGACGTGGATTTCGCGCTCGAATACTGCGCCACCCCGCGCCAGCTGATCGAGCGCCTGAACGCCTGGATGGCGCGCCACGATCCCGATGTGCTGATCGGCTGGAACGTGGTGCAGTTCGACCTGCGCGTGCTGCAAAAAAACGCCGACAAGTACAAGGTGCCGCTGGCGCTGGGCCGCGAAGGCAAGGCCATCGAGTGGCGCGAACATCCGGGCAAGCAGGGCTACCTGTTCGCGCCGGTGGTGGGCCGCATCGTCCTCGACGGCATCGACGCCTTGAAGGCGGCGTCGTGGATGTTCCCGTCCTTCAGCCTGGAAAACGTCGCGCAGGCCATGCTCGGCGAGGGCAAGGACATCGGCAGCGACTACGACAAGATGGCCGAGATCGAGCGCCGCTTCCAGCACGACAAGCCGGCGCTGGCGACCTACAACCTGAAGGACTGCGAGCTGGTCACGCGCATCTTCGACAAGGCCAACCTGCTGGCCTTCATGATCGAACGCGCCACCGTCACCGGACTGCAGGCCGACCACCTGGGCGGATCGATCGCCGCCTTCTCGCACCACTACCTGCCGCGCATGCACCGCGAAGGCTATGTCGCGCCCAACGTCGGCGACATCAACGGCGGCGCCTCGCCGGGCGGCTTTGTGATGGACTCCAAGCCCGGCCTGTACGACTCGGTGGTGGTGCTGGACTATAAAAGCTTGTACCCGTCCATCATCCGCACCTTCCTGGTCGATCCGGTGGGGCTGGTGGAAGGCGAGGCGGCGCAAAATTCGGCTGATGTGGTGGAGGGCGTCAACGGCACCGTGTTCTCGCGCGAGAAGCACTGCCTGCCCGCCATCACCACCGACATCTGGAAGCAGCGCGACGCCGCCAAGCGCGCCAAAAACGAACCGCTGTCGATCGCGTTGAAGTTGCTGATGAATTCCTTCTGCGGCGTGCTTGGCGCGACCGAATGCCGCTTCTTCAATCCGCGCCTGGTGTCCTCGGTCACGCTGCGCGGTCACCAGATGATGAAGCAAACGCGCGAGCTGGTGGAGGCCGAAGGCTACGACGTGATCTACGGCGACACCGACTCGATCTTCATCTGGCTCAAGCGCGAATATCCGAACGATGAAGCGTTGGCCATCGGCCAGCGGCTGGCGGACAACATCAACCACTGGTGGCGCGCCATGCTGAAGGAAAAGCACGGCCTCGAATGCCACCTTGAAATCGAGTTCGACACGCACTATCAAAAATTCTTCATGCCGACCATACGCGGCACCGACATGGGCAGCAAGAAGCGCTACGCCGGCCTGACCATCAACGGCAAGGGCGAAGAGGAGGTGATCTATCGCGGCCTGGAAGTGGCGCGCAGCGACTGGACGCCGCTGGCGCAGCAGTTCCAGCAAGGCCTGTTCACGCGCATCTTCAAGGACGAGCCGTACCAGGATTTCGTGCGCGACTACGCGCAGAAGACCCTGTCGGGCGACTATGACGAACTGCTGGTCTACCGCAAGCGCCTGCGCCAGCGGCTGGACGAATACAAAGTCAACGTGCCGCCGCAGGTGCGCGCCGCACGCATCGCGGACGAATACAACCAGTCGCAGCATCGCCCGCTGCGCTATCAGAACGGCGGCTGGATCAGCTATGTGATGACCACCGGTGGGCCGGAGCCGCTGGAAGTGATGCGCTCGAATATCGACTACGAACACTATCTGACCAAGCAGCTGCAGCCGATCGCCGATTCGATCCTGCTGCCGATGAACGACAGTTTCAACAGCCTGACCACGGCGCAAGCCAGTCTTTTCTAG
- a CDS encoding isocitrate lyase/phosphoenolpyruvate mutase family protein → MNHFATLHDGSKLLQLPNAWDAGSARLFESLGATAIATTSAGVAWAQGYADNDHLPVDNAIAVAANIARVLTVPLSVDFENGYSSDPEQVARNVLRLIDAGVAGINLEDGNDAPSLLAAKISAIKALAAQSGKDIFINTRTDVYLRNLAPEGERVAEVLKRAALYQQAGANGLFVPGICKVEEIKAVVAGAGLPVNVMDWPGVPPVEELHQLGVARFSAGSGISQALWAVAADMAKGFLATGNAGPLIATAMPYGDLQALFVKEG, encoded by the coding sequence ATGAACCATTTCGCCACACTGCACGACGGCAGCAAGTTGCTGCAACTGCCGAATGCCTGGGACGCAGGCAGCGCGCGCCTGTTCGAAAGCCTGGGGGCGACGGCCATCGCCACCACCAGCGCCGGCGTGGCGTGGGCGCAGGGCTATGCCGACAACGACCATTTACCGGTCGACAACGCGATTGCGGTGGCGGCCAACATCGCACGCGTGCTGACGGTGCCGCTGTCGGTGGATTTTGAAAACGGCTATTCGTCCGATCCAGAGCAGGTGGCGCGCAACGTGCTGCGCCTGATCGACGCCGGCGTGGCCGGCATCAACCTCGAAGACGGCAACGACGCGCCGTCGCTGCTGGCGGCGAAGATCAGCGCCATCAAGGCGCTGGCTGCGCAGTCGGGCAAGGACATCTTCATCAACACCCGTACCGACGTCTATTTGCGCAACCTGGCGCCGGAAGGCGAGCGCGTGGCGGAAGTGCTGAAGCGCGCGGCGCTGTACCAGCAAGCCGGCGCCAACGGCCTGTTCGTGCCGGGCATCTGCAAAGTGGAAGAGATCAAGGCGGTGGTGGCCGGCGCCGGCTTGCCGGTCAACGTCATGGACTGGCCGGGCGTGCCGCCGGTGGAGGAACTCCATCAACTGGGCGTGGCGCGCTTCAGCGCCGGCTCGGGTATCTCCCAAGCCCTGTGGGCGGTCGCCGCCGACATGGCCAAAGGCTTCCTCGCCACCGGCAACGCCGGCCCGCTGATCGCCACAGCCATGCCGTATGGCGATCTGCAGGCGCTGTTCGTCAAAGAAGGATGA
- a CDS encoding carboxylesterase family protein, with the protein MMKRLGAVGMFACGLAAMPAHAVKVTGGEIAGAQAEGVKSYLGVPYAAPPVGKLRWRAPQAVAAWEGTKQATSYAPACAQTAVWITGPKSEDCLYLNLWAPEKAAKLPVLVWIHGGGYYGGTGSQPGFNGANLAKRGAIVVTINYRLGIFGFFAHPELSAESPHRASGNQGILDQIAALQWVKDNIAAFGGDPSRVTIFGESAGGESVALLVASPLAKGLFQRAIAQSGNDALPLTADEAGRFDRKTAEANGVAYAKAAGVSNLASLRTLTVADAQKPAWLPRTIVDGYLLREDLTTTYRNRRQNDVPLLVGWNAEEGQDLAPEILETGDFTAANHRKLVAKLLGHAPSDAVLAAYPAADDAQAKASINQLTTDWWGWRMTQWAALQAKHGRAKSYAYFFAHRPAEPLTPCGYGCGAGHGAEIQYVFGNLDDRPWTKADRALSERLAATWVNFARSGNPAGKGLPAWPAFDGSAASVQHIGDVQPPIKRLPDFSPPK; encoded by the coding sequence ATGATGAAGCGATTGGGGGCGGTTGGGATGTTCGCGTGCGGTCTGGCCGCGATGCCGGCGCATGCGGTGAAGGTCACGGGCGGCGAGATCGCCGGTGCGCAGGCGGAGGGCGTGAAGTCGTATCTGGGCGTGCCGTATGCCGCGCCGCCGGTCGGTAAATTGCGCTGGCGTGCGCCGCAAGCGGTGGCGGCCTGGGAAGGCACCAAGCAAGCCACCAGCTACGCGCCCGCCTGCGCGCAGACGGCCGTGTGGATTACCGGCCCAAAGAGCGAAGACTGCCTTTACCTCAATCTGTGGGCGCCGGAGAAAGCGGCCAAGCTGCCGGTCCTGGTATGGATACACGGCGGCGGCTATTACGGCGGCACCGGCTCGCAGCCGGGCTTCAATGGCGCCAATCTGGCAAAGCGCGGCGCCATCGTCGTCACCATCAACTACCGCCTCGGCATCTTCGGCTTCTTCGCCCATCCTGAATTGTCGGCCGAGTCGCCGCACCGCGCTTCCGGCAATCAGGGCATCCTCGACCAGATCGCGGCGCTGCAATGGGTGAAGGACAATATCGCGGCCTTCGGCGGCGACCCATCGCGCGTGACCATCTTTGGCGAATCGGCCGGCGGCGAGTCGGTCGCGCTGCTGGTCGCATCGCCGCTGGCGAAAGGCCTGTTCCAGCGCGCCATCGCGCAAAGCGGCAACGACGCGTTGCCGCTCACCGCCGACGAAGCCGGCCGCTTCGACCGCAAGACGGCGGAAGCCAACGGCGTCGCCTACGCCAAGGCGGCCGGCGTGTCCAACCTCGCCAGCCTGCGCACGCTCACCGTGGCGGACGCACAGAAGCCGGCCTGGCTGCCGCGCACCATCGTCGATGGCTACCTGCTGCGTGAAGACCTCACCACCACTTACCGCAACCGTCGCCAGAACGACGTGCCGCTGCTGGTCGGCTGGAATGCGGAGGAGGGCCAGGACCTGGCGCCCGAGATATTGGAAACCGGCGACTTCACGGCCGCGAACCATCGCAAACTGGTGGCCAAGCTGCTGGGCCACGCCCCATCCGACGCCGTGCTGGCCGCCTATCCCGCCGCCGACGACGCGCAGGCCAAGGCCTCCATCAACCAATTGACCACCGATTGGTGGGGCTGGCGCATGACGCAATGGGCCGCGTTGCAGGCCAAGCATGGCCGCGCCAAATCGTACGCCTACTTCTTCGCCCACCGTCCTGCCGAACCGCTCACGCCTTGCGGTTACGGTTGCGGCGCCGGCCATGGCGCGGAGATCCAGTACGTGTTCGGCAATCTGGACGACCGTCCATGGACCAAGGCCGACCGTGCGCTGTCCGAACGGCTGGCCGCCACCTGGGTCAACTTCGCCCGCAGCGGCAACCCGGCCGGCAAGGGACTGCCAGCATGGCCTGCGTTCGACGGCTCGGCCGCCTCCGTCCAGCACATCGGCGACGTGCAGCCGCCTATCAAACGGCTGCCGGACTTCTCGCCGCCTAAGTGA
- a CDS encoding Lrp/AsnC family transcriptional regulator — protein sequence MTITTIDKFDLQLLTELQRDGLATNSTLGGKIHLSTSQVSRRVLRLQEGGVIDHYAAIIDPVAVGLDVMAFTEVTLDHHSPSASERFETEVAMLPQVTECYTLAGRADYHLRVVAPDLAALSRFMTEKILRIPGVAQVKSTVTLRKIKHTHELPLDHVMQPTENRKRIQFT from the coding sequence ATGACGATCACCACCATCGACAAGTTCGATTTGCAGTTGCTGACGGAGCTACAGCGCGATGGCCTGGCGACCAACAGCACCTTGGGCGGCAAGATCCATTTATCGACCTCGCAGGTCAGCCGCCGCGTGCTGCGCTTGCAGGAAGGCGGGGTGATCGACCACTATGCGGCGATCATCGATCCGGTGGCGGTGGGGCTGGACGTGATGGCGTTCACCGAGGTGACGCTGGACCATCACAGCCCTTCGGCCAGCGAGCGCTTCGAAACGGAGGTGGCCATGCTGCCGCAGGTGACCGAGTGCTACACGCTGGCCGGCCGGGCCGATTATCACCTGCGCGTGGTGGCGCCCGACCTGGCCGCGCTGTCCAGGTTCATGACCGAGAAGATCCTGCGCATTCCCGGCGTGGCGCAGGTGAAGTCCACGGTCACGCTACGCAAGATCAAGCACACCCACGAACTGCCGCTCGATCACGTGATGCAGCCGACCGAGAACCGCAAGCGCATCCAGTTCACTTAG
- a CDS encoding aspartate/tyrosine/aromatic aminotransferase translates to MFQHVEAFAGDPILTLNEQFAHDPRPGKINLSIGVYLNDEQRIPLMGAVAAAEARLAQSFHPHPYLPMAGSPDYREQSRRLVFGAQTGEPLADRIATIQTLGGSGALKVGADFLKAWFPQARVWVSDPTWDNHKGIFGGAGFEVGTYPYYARATHGVAFEAMLAALRALPAGDIVVLHACCHNPSGADLNQQQWRELALVVQERGLLPFFDIAYQGFGEGIAEDAFAIRHFAAQNIPLLVSGSYSKNFAIYGERCGSLHVTCKHPDEAAVVLGQLQSAVRKNYSSPPAYGARVISTVLQDQELRAQWEAELTAMRVRVKQIRSELHAQLQAKLPGGDFEYLRVQQGMFSYTGLPVEQIRKLRDEHGVYLIDSGRVCLAALSSAGVAPVAQAMVQVMTET, encoded by the coding sequence ATGTTTCAGCACGTTGAAGCATTTGCGGGGGACCCCATCCTCACGCTGAACGAACAATTCGCCCACGATCCACGGCCGGGCAAGATCAACCTCAGCATCGGCGTGTACCTGAACGACGAGCAGCGCATCCCGCTGATGGGCGCCGTAGCCGCCGCCGAAGCGCGGCTGGCGCAATCGTTCCACCCGCATCCCTACCTGCCGATGGCCGGTTCGCCGGACTATCGCGAGCAGTCGCGCCGCCTGGTGTTCGGCGCGCAGACGGGCGAGCCGCTGGCCGACCGCATCGCCACCATCCAGACGCTGGGCGGTTCCGGCGCGCTGAAGGTCGGCGCAGACTTTCTCAAAGCCTGGTTCCCGCAAGCCCGTGTCTGGGTCAGCGATCCAACCTGGGACAACCACAAGGGCATCTTCGGCGGTGCCGGCTTTGAAGTAGGCACTTATCCCTACTACGCGCGCGCCACCCACGGCGTCGCCTTCGAAGCCATGCTTGCCGCGCTGCGCGCGCTGCCGGCCGGCGACATCGTGGTGCTGCACGCCTGCTGCCACAACCCGAGCGGCGCGGACCTGAACCAGCAGCAGTGGCGCGAGCTGGCGCTGGTGGTCCAGGAGCGCGGCCTGCTGCCGTTCTTCGACATCGCCTACCAGGGCTTCGGTGAGGGAATCGCCGAAGACGCCTTCGCGATCCGCCACTTCGCCGCACAGAACATCCCGCTGCTGGTGTCCGGCTCCTACTCCAAGAACTTCGCCATCTACGGTGAGCGCTGCGGTTCACTGCACGTCACCTGCAAGCATCCGGACGAAGCGGCCGTCGTGCTGGGTCAGTTGCAGTCGGCCGTGCGCAAGAACTACTCCAGCCCACCGGCCTACGGCGCACGCGTGATCAGCACCGTGCTGCAAGACCAGGAATTGCGCGCACAATGGGAGGCCGAACTGACCGCCATGCGCGTGCGCGTGAAGCAGATCCGCAGCGAGCTGCACGCGCAACTGCAAGCGAAGCTGCCGGGCGGCGATTTCGAGTACCTGCGCGTGCAGCAGGGCATGTTCAGCTACACCGGCCTGCCGGTGGAGCAGATCCGCAAGCTGCGCGACGAACACGGCGTCTACCTGATCGACTCGGGCCGCGTATGCCTGGCCGCGCTGTCGAGTGCGGGCGTGGCGCCGGTGGCGCAGGCCATGGTGCAAGTTATGACGGAGACCTGA
- a CDS encoding 4a-hydroxytetrahydrobiopterin dehydratase, protein MKKFDPAALPEKLAALPAWTADADQLSITRHFVFAGFVEAFAFMSAVAITAEKRDHHPEWSNVYNKVRVTWTTHDAGGLTQKDIDMAQFCDTIAQRFGHAPV, encoded by the coding sequence ATGAAAAAATTCGACCCTGCCGCGCTGCCGGAAAAACTGGCGGCCCTTCCTGCCTGGACCGCCGATGCGGACCAGCTGTCCATCACGCGCCACTTTGTGTTTGCCGGTTTCGTGGAAGCCTTCGCTTTCATGAGCGCGGTGGCCATCACCGCCGAGAAGCGCGACCACCATCCCGAGTGGAGCAATGTCTACAACAAGGTGCGCGTCACCTGGACCACCCACGACGCCGGCGGCCTGACGCAGAAGGACATCGACATGGCGCAGTTCTGCGACACCATCGCCCAGAGGTTCGGCCATGCACCTGTCTGA
- the phhA gene encoding phenylalanine 4-monooxygenase has product MHLSDLPPGQRDDWTIAQQWEQYTPEQHQVWKTLFERQSKLLEGRACDEFIAGMRALPIAPDRIPDFRQLSEVLMQHTGWQVVAVPGLVPDEVFFEHLANRRFPAGQFIRGADQLDYLQEPDVFHDVFGHVPLLMNPIIADYIQAYGVGGLRAKEKGVLDLLARVYWYTVEFGLVQQKDGLRLYGAGIVSSYTESIFALDDASPNRVRFDLARVMQTDYRIDDFQETYFVIRDLDELLQLAQTDFAPLYEQVQQRPLLQPGSILEQDAVVTRGTGNYHNFKKEK; this is encoded by the coding sequence ATGCACCTGTCTGACCTGCCGCCGGGCCAGCGCGACGACTGGACCATCGCCCAGCAATGGGAGCAGTACACGCCCGAACAGCACCAGGTCTGGAAGACCCTGTTCGAGCGCCAGAGCAAACTGCTGGAAGGCCGCGCCTGCGACGAATTCATCGCCGGCATGCGCGCGCTGCCGATCGCGCCGGACCGCATTCCCGACTTCCGCCAACTGAGCGAAGTGCTGATGCAGCACACCGGCTGGCAGGTGGTGGCCGTGCCCGGACTGGTGCCGGACGAGGTGTTCTTCGAACACCTGGCCAACCGCCGCTTCCCGGCCGGCCAGTTCATACGCGGCGCCGACCAGCTGGACTACCTGCAGGAGCCGGACGTGTTCCACGACGTCTTCGGCCACGTGCCGCTGCTGATGAATCCCATCATCGCCGACTACATCCAGGCCTACGGCGTGGGCGGCTTGCGCGCGAAAGAGAAGGGCGTGCTGGACCTGCTGGCGCGCGTCTACTGGTACACGGTGGAATTCGGCCTGGTGCAGCAGAAGGACGGCCTGCGCCTGTACGGCGCCGGCATCGTTTCCTCCTACACCGAATCGATCTTCGCGCTGGACGACGCCTCGCCCAACCGCGTGCGCTTCGACCTGGCGCGCGTGATGCAGACCGACTACCGCATCGACGACTTCCAGGAAACCTATTTTGTCATCCGCGATCTCGACGAACTGCTCCAGCTGGCGCAAACCGATTTCGCGCCGCTATATGAGCAAGTCCAACAGCGCCCGCTACTTCAGCCGGGCAGCATCCTCGAACAGGATGCAGTGGTCACGCGCGGCACCGGCAACTATCACAACTTTAAAAAGGAAAAATAA